A genomic region of Campylobacter lari contains the following coding sequences:
- a CDS encoding HP0495 family protein → MVNICDLKKEPIINYPTFWDYKVVFEAEVDALEIFTQILNEREFKYKISNTSKQGTYKSYLLSVYVDSKDDRLNIFNQLKSKAKFVL, encoded by the coding sequence GTGGTAAATATCTGCGATCTTAAAAAAGAACCTATTATAAACTACCCTACTTTTTGGGATTATAAAGTCGTTTTTGAAGCTGAAGTTGATGCTTTAGAAATTTTCACTCAAATACTCAATGAAAGAGAATTTAAATATAAAATCTCAAATACTAGCAAACAAGGAACATATAAAAGTTATCTTTTAAGTGTTTATGTCGATAGTAAAGATGATCGTTTAAATATTTTTAATCAATTAAAAAGTAAAGCGAAATTTGTATTATAA